The Pontibacter korlensis sequence AACGAGCCGATGGTGTTTACCGGGGCCGGTTACTTTCTGGGGGTGCACGCTCCCGGGCGGCGCGGATTTGGTTCCTTTATACCAGCGGTTCACCACGCGGCACTCTGCCAGGCTACAGGAGGTCGCGTGCTTAAGGACATACTGCCCAAAGCCGAAGTAGGTACCACCTTTTCCTGTTCCCATGTGGAGCCCCTCCGCCAGCAGGAGAAAGACATACAGGCGGCTATCCGGGTGGATGCCCTGCTCAACCGGCTTTTCCTGGAGCCTGCCCTGGGCTTAGGCTATCCGCTGGACGATTTAAAATTCATGCGCCGGATCGAAAAGTACATGAAGCCTGGCGATGAGGAGGTGCTAAAACACACCTTTGACTTTATCGGCATTCAGAACTACACCCGCGAGGTTGTGAAATATGCTTTCTGGACACCTTTCATACAGGCTAACCTGGTGCCGGCCAAGAAACGCGGGGTACCTTACACGCGCATGAACTGGGAAGTATACCCAGAGGGAATCTACCACCTGCTCCACAAGTATAGTGCCTACAGCGGCATTCCCAAGCTCATCATCACCGAGAACGGGGCCGCCTTTGCCGATGAAGTGTACCAGGGGCAGGTACACGACCCCCTGCGCGTAGACTTCCTACAGCGCTACCTCCAGCAGGTGTTGCACGCCAAGCAGGAAGGGGTTAATGTACAGGGATATTTTGTGTGGTCTTTCGTCGACAACTTTGAATGGGCTGAAGGCTATGACCCGCGGTTCGGGCTCGTACACGTAGACTTCGATACCCAGAAGCGTACCATTAAGAGCTCTGGCTATTGGTTTCAGCAATTTCTAAAGGAGAGCAGAAAGTGA is a genomic window containing:
- a CDS encoding GH1 family beta-glucosidase — encoded protein: MPDTLTNPVAEKPVLTRSSFGQDFQWGVATAAYQIEGAHSAAGKGKSIWDVFSAKRGKVRKRHNGNTACDFFNRFPDDLQLMQAMGIPNFRFSLSWSRLLPQGTGEVNQAGLDYYDRLIDHCLELGITPWVTLYHWDLPQELERRGGWTNRDILGWFEEYTALCAHRFGDRVKHWMVLNEPMVFTGAGYFLGVHAPGRRGFGSFIPAVHHAALCQATGGRVLKDILPKAEVGTTFSCSHVEPLRQQEKDIQAAIRVDALLNRLFLEPALGLGYPLDDLKFMRRIEKYMKPGDEEVLKHTFDFIGIQNYTREVVKYAFWTPFIQANLVPAKKRGVPYTRMNWEVYPEGIYHLLHKYSAYSGIPKLIITENGAAFADEVYQGQVHDPLRVDFLQRYLQQVLHAKQEGVNVQGYFVWSFVDNFEWAEGYDPRFGLVHVDFDTQKRTIKSSGYWFQQFLKESRK